A stretch of DNA from Methanoplanus endosymbiosus:
CCGTCAAGTGAGTATATGCCCGGAAAATCAATGACCTCAAATTTTTCCTTCTTATAGCAGACATTTCCTGAACAGAGATCCACTGTTGTCCCCGGAAAATTTGAGATCTCAACCCCGATTCCGGTCAGCTGGTTAAAGATAAGGGATTTCCCGACGTTGGGGTTTCCAATAAGTGCAAATTTCATCTATTCTTTCCTTCTCTCAACAAATACTGTATTTGCAATTTCGGGACTTATGGCCACTTCACTTCCCTTGACTTTCACAAGAAGTGCTCTTCTGTCAAGTTTTCTGATAATCTCTATCTTCTCACCCGGAACTATGCCCAGGTCATTCAGCCGGAAACCTCTCCCCGGCCTGCCTCCGACACCAACGACTTTTAGTTTTTCGCCTTCATTACAGAGTGTCAGCCTTTCTGCGTTCTCCTCAGAACAGGGTGTCCGGCGGGGCCCCTGCCTCCGTCCCTGACATCTTCCGGGTCTGTTTAAATATTCATTCAGCTTTTTTATTGTGTCATCAGATGCCGAGTGCTCAATCTCACATGCCTCTTTGGAGGCAGTTTCAGGGTCCATTCCAAGCATTTCTGTAAAAAAACATTCGAGAACTTTATGCTTTTTTGCGATGCAGCGACCTTTTTTTATACCTTCATCTGACAGACTGATCTTCCCGTCCGGAAGAATTGTCAGATATCCTTCTGTTTCAAGTTCGAGAAGGTCACTTTCGGTCTCAGATATGCTACGGTGCATATACTCTGCAAGAATCTTTTT
This window harbors:
- a CDS encoding metal-dependent transcriptional regulator, which gives rise to MDQKLCEDYLEKLSGEPEISENINNKKILAEYMHRSISETESDLLELETEGYLTILPDGKISLSDEGIKKGRCIAKKHKVLECFFTEMLGMDPETASKEACEIEHSASDDTIKKLNEYLNRPGRCQGRRQGPRRTPCSEENAERLTLCNEGEKLKVVGVGGRPGRGFRLNDLGIVPGEKIEIIRKLDRRALLVKVKGSEVAISPEIANTVFVERRKE